In Xyrauchen texanus isolate HMW12.3.18 chromosome 45, RBS_HiC_50CHRs, whole genome shotgun sequence, a single window of DNA contains:
- the LOC127637370 gene encoding pleiotrophin-A-like: MQKQWVCVAFIALLVVTETLADGGKTEKQGKKERKSDCGEWQWSVCVANEGDCGLGTREGTRTGTDCKQTIKTQRCKIPCNWKKQFGGECKYDFQEWGECDSTTGMKTRTGALKRALMDANCPNTVSATKPCGKPKTKLHDLRKPKRDGKKKEQSQTD; this comes from the exons ATGCAGAAGCAGTGGGTGTGTGTGGCTTTTATAGCCCTCCTGGTCGTCACAGAGACGCTGGCAGATGGTGGGAAAACAGAGAAACAAG GTAAGAAAGAGCGTAAATCGGATTGCGGTGAGTGGCAGTGGAGCGTGTGTGTGGCTAACGAGGGTGACTGTGGTCTGGGCACTagagagggaacacgcaccggcACTGACTGTAAACAGACCATCAAAACCCAGCGCTGCAAAATCCCCTGCAACTGGAAAAAACAGTTTGGAG GCGAATGTAAGTATGATTTCCAGGAATGGGGGGAATGTGATTCCACCACGGGAATGAAGACACGCACCGGTGCGCTGAAGCGAGCGCTGATGGACGCAAACTGCCCGAATACAGTCAGCGCCACCAAACCCTGCGGCAAACCCAAGACCAAGCTGcatg ATTTACGGAAACCAAAACGAGACGGAAAGAAAAAGGAACAGAGCCAGACAGACTGA